The following DNA comes from Teredinibacter haidensis.
TCTTCCCTGTAAAAACCATCGGGAAACTCACAAAAACCCTAAAAATCTTGCAAACGATTCTCGGTGACTTTAATGATTACTCCGTCCAAAAGGCATTTTTAGCTGAGGATCTAACGCATGAAAAGAATACCGACGCTATTGCGGCTATCAACGGGTTAATAGCCGTTCTACATCAAAAGCAGTTACAGGAGCGCGCCAAGGTTTGCGCCGCGTTTGTGGAATTTAACCATAACTCTATCGCCACACAATTCGAAGAGTTATTCGCTCTAGGAGAGTAAAGATTAATGCGCGTTATATCCTGCTATAGCATGAAAGGTGGTGTCGGAAAAACGGCCACAGCGGTAAATATTGCCTATTGGGCCGCAAAATCCGGCTTAAAAACGCTACTAATCGATATGGATCCACAAGGGGCTTCTTCTTTCTATTTTCGAGTAAAGCCTACGAAGAAGAGCTGGGGTAAGCGATTTTTCGAAGCTTACAAAGCGCTTGTTCAACATATTAAAGCCAGCGATTACGAAAACCTCGATGTTATTCCTGCTCATTTAAGCTTCCGAAATTTTGATTCAACGCTGGGGAGCCTAACCAAACGTACAGATCGTTTAAGAAAAATACTGAAAGGGTTGAGCAAAGAATACAAACTAATCATTCTCGATTGTCCTCCAACCATAGGCTACCTGGCGGAATCTGTGTTTAATGCGTCAAATTTGATTTTCGTGCCGGTTATTCCCACTACCTTATCCGAACGCACCTTCGAGCAACTAAATAGTTTTTTTAAACAGAACGACTATCTACGCAAAAAGCTGGTCCCCTTTTTCTCCATGGTTCAATATCAAAAGAGCTTACATAAAAAAACCATGACAAAAATGCAAGGCGACTATAAGAACTTCCTAAGCACCCATATTCCGTTTTCAACTGATATTGAAAATATGGGTGAGCACCGATCCCCGGTGGATATTTACGCAGGCAAACGCCCTGCAAACAAAGCCTATTTTGATTTATGGAAGGAAATGATCCCCCTTATCCGGAGAGCCAAATAATGGGATTGGAAATAGAGCGAAAATTTTTAATTGAAGAGCTCCCGCTCGAAAAGCTATGCGCCGAAAAATCTCAAAACCTGATACAGGGGTATCTTTTTCTGGAAGAAAACCAAGAAATTCGGCTACGAAAAAAAGGGGAGCAGTACTTTCTTACACAAAAAACCGGTAACGGCCTTGTGCGCGAAGAAAACGAAGAAGAAATTAGTATTCAGGTATTTAGTATGCTCTGGCCATATACCGAAGGCAAACGAGTGGAGAAACAACGCTTCCATTTCGAATACATGACGCACGAGTGTGAAATTGATGTCTACAGTGGCGATTTAGCCGATCTGATGGTTATGGAGGTGGAGTTCGAGAACGAAGAAGCAGCGGCGAACTTTTCGCCCCCCCCCTTCTGTATGAGAGATATCACCAGCGATAAACGTTTTAAAAATGCCTGCCTAGCCAAGCTCGGCAAACCCGTATCACTCTAGCGCCGCCAACAATCGGATTTTGGCGAAGAAGTCTTGCTACCCAGGTTGTCAATACTCAGGGTTGTGCAATCTTTGTCTTCCGCTTGTGTTCCCTTTGCAGTAGCCGTTGCCACGAAGCAAGCAGTCGTACCACAGGCACCCTTAGCGACGGATACCACGTAATAGCCATGTTCACTATTGACTGTAACCGCAGTCGGCGAAAATGGCTTTGCGTTAGTTGAGTATTCGTTCGTTTGCGAATACAACACTTCCTGATTTTGAGCGACAACCAAAAGCGTTTCTATTCCCTCAGCGCGATTACTTCTCATAACACTGCCGCGATAGTTGGGCACCGCTATTGCGGTAATAATGCCGACAATCGCCAAGACAATAAGCAACTCAATAAGGCTAAAACCTCGATTAGTTTTCATTTTTACCTCATTAGTGGCTTAGCAAAGCTTCCGCATCTTTTTCGGAAACCATCAACTCAATGCGCTTTATCATACGTTTCCCGGTAGTTTCATGATCCAGCACATAGCGAATATTTTGCTCGGCCCGCAAATAATCAAGGCTAACAGACCGATCTTTAATCATAACTATAGCGCTACCAGTTAACCGATAGGATGCACCATCAATAACAATGGTTTCACCTTCCTGCCGAATAGCGTTAATAGTTCCAAAATATTCATTTTGAGCGAAAGCGCCCAAAGGCATTAAGCTGAAAACCAGAAGAATAAATAGCTTCATTATAATTACTCCAATTCTCGCCACGATTGACGGCCAATGTTTTTATCACCCGAGTCTTCATTTATTTCTTTTATCGCGCCAGTTGATCCACTTAGTATTTTTAACTCCGCATTTCTATACCGCAAGATACCCGGCGTTTTAATCACACCATCTGGCGATTGCAGACCCGACGTTGGCACTTTGGGAATGCCAGAAAGGGATGACCCGCTACTATCAAGGTAATCGTAATCTTTCTTAGTGAAAACTCCATCACCATCAAGGTCAAAAGGAGTTTCGTCCAAACGACTGCCATCCGCAGCATCCAGCTCCATCAACCAGCTAGTGCCTCCTGGCGTGCATGGCGCTGAGCTGGGCAAGACCGTTGGGAAAATGATACGTCCATTACGTAAAATAGCATTGGACACCTGTCTTTCACCCGCGTTATCGACAGGCGAAACATTATAATTTACAAGATCCATATACCAGCCTTCGTGACTGGCCCAATCGATAACATTATTCGTGGTTATACGCAGGTTGTAGTCAGTACCACCTAGCGTTGTTGCAAATTCGTGCTCAATCTCCTGGTTTAACAGATCACCCACGACAACAGGTAAACCACTCGCCGATGTTTCATTTCTATCCCAGATACCGTAAAAACCCTGCGTAGGTTCACCAATTGAATTGTTATCCGTCACCTCAATATATTTACCTGTACCAAAATAGACCATTTGCCCACCTTGCGTCGGGTGCAGGCCTACAGCAGGACGTGTCGTAATAGGTTGATTACTCGCAGTTTTATATAGTGGCTTTTTCGTGCTTCCGCTGCCCCAGGCAGTATCCCAATCGACGGGGTTCGTACTAGTCACATCGAATTTCCACATATTCCCATACAAATCTCCCGCATAGATAAAGTCCACAATATAATCATTATCGACATCCACCAATGCAGGAGAAGACAGACCATTAGGTATTGATCCCCCGCCAATGCCAGTATCAATTTTCCTCAAGATAGAGCCATTACTAATATCGACAATATAGAGTACTGAATTTCCAGTACTGCTCGCGTGTCCGTCCGCTACCGTATTGTTATAACCATTGCCAAATACTGCCACCCAGGTACCATCGGCCATTTTTGCTATGGAGGGCACGCTGTATGAATATCCCATATCAGCGTCATCAGTATCATCAAACTCCCAGAGGTAAATTGACGCTGCAGCCGTCTCGTTAAAACCTCCGGGATTAGTAACATCCAATGCAAACACACCCTGCCCCCCGTGCCCCATTGCCCCTGCTAAAACGGTGTGCCAGTCTCCAGAATAAAATGCATCGACTATCGTCGGCGCTGCATTTACAAAGAACCGGTGAAAATAAGCTGGATCCGCCAATTCGTGTAAATTTTCATATACAGATGAAGGGACATAGGCCAGTTTTTCCTGACCGCTGACAGCCGAAAATCCATGCAACATGCCATCGTTCGCCCCGACATAAACCATGGGCGCACGAGCCGTATAAGCGGTACGAAAACTGGAATATGTCTTAGACTCCAACGTATCGGGATAGAAATAACTTGGCTTGGAAACATACTGGGGGTCAGAATCAACAATATCACCCAGTACTGATGCACGAGGGCGAAACTGTCCAATAGAAACACCTTCGTTACTGCGATCCCCTCGCAAATAATCCACGAGCTGTTCCCCGTACACTTGGTTCGCCGTGATCTCAGCCCCATCTGTTGCGCTAAGAGGATAAGGAGCATCAACCATTAGCTGCGCTAACTGACCAGCACTAATGTCACTTGCCCCCAGAGATCTGTAATCGGCAGGAAAACGGAATTTAACGCCCTGACTACCGTTACTTGTGATAATGGTTCGCCCGGTATTGTAATCTTGTAAATCTAATAACTTGCTCGCCTGCCAGTTCGGGCTGGTCGTGTTTACAGTGTTATCAGCATTGAGCGGGTAAGAATAGAGACGGCCAGACCAATCGCCACTGTTAAACTGCGCCTGAAAAACGGCAGTACTTGATGAAATCTGCCCTGTACTGGTAGCAACCGATGCCGATGCAGCATCCCGGCTGGAAATTTCACTCAAAGCTTCCAATAAACTATTTAGCACATCATCCGGGGTTTGAGCTGCAACATACTCCCCCTTACTGTTAAAGGCCGCATGCCATAAGTCATCAATTTTCCCAACGTTATGGTACAGAGGGTCTTTACCCCAGGTATCATCGGATTTAAGCACTGGATTTGGCCAGCCATCAGACGGGGTATCGGTATC
Coding sequences within:
- a CDS encoding ParA family protein codes for the protein MRVISCYSMKGGVGKTATAVNIAYWAAKSGLKTLLIDMDPQGASSFYFRVKPTKKSWGKRFFEAYKALVQHIKASDYENLDVIPAHLSFRNFDSTLGSLTKRTDRLRKILKGLSKEYKLIILDCPPTIGYLAESVFNASNLIFVPVIPTTLSERTFEQLNSFFKQNDYLRKKLVPFFSMVQYQKSLHKKTMTKMQGDYKNFLSTHIPFSTDIENMGEHRSPVDIYAGKRPANKAYFDLWKEMIPLIRRAK
- a CDS encoding CYTH domain-containing protein — its product is MGLEIERKFLIEELPLEKLCAEKSQNLIQGYLFLEENQEIRLRKKGEQYFLTQKTGNGLVREENEEEISIQVFSMLWPYTEGKRVEKQRFHFEYMTHECEIDVYSGDLADLMVMEVEFENEEAAANFSPPPFCMRDITSDKRFKNACLAKLGKPVSL
- a CDS encoding type IV pilin protein is translated as MKTNRGFSLIELLIVLAIVGIITAIAVPNYRGSVMRSNRAEGIETLLVVAQNQEVLYSQTNEYSTNAKPFSPTAVTVNSEHGYYVVSVAKGACGTTACFVATATAKGTQAEDKDCTTLSIDNLGSKTSSPKSDCWRR
- a CDS encoding pilus assembly protein; this encodes MKIQEKISALSGMLFAIMMSSATTAVAATLDLANEPLFLGISTDPNVFFQLDDSGSMDWEILTVPYYHFCQYDKNAAGDSGNHDCHTSVRDDGLWRVYGGGTYLSLNYLFNEGDNAYPSDCTTSYYFWAKNMESCGFSSVLSHDWRGASSDFNVTFYNPRTKYNPWAGTGLPHATFSAARSDPQPAIPAVAAQAETVSLVAIPSQVARPATSGYSSSRNLENFTYYVWVDSHGFDTADGYPKRGTNINRTVGANGWVDLWDNYYAYTVKSSSVEWEEIEWSVDATTGVLTPSVVDSGSFSGADSDPNISPALTTAQIQQNIADWYSYARRRAFVAKGAVGAVISGSPSFRFGQTVINQSYTLFNEVPPASVSKYSGYNQALLNDLYSYNWPSHGTPLRKGLETAGEYIAGNLSGKTDPIIESCQQNFAVLFTDGYWNGGAPSSTISDRDSDGRSITVADVAKYYYDHDLVSTMPNNVVPNIADPEEYQHLVTFPVAFGVKGELADTDTPSDGWPNPVLKSDDTWGKDPLYHNVGKIDDLWHAAFNSKGEYVAAQTPDDVLNSLLEALSEISSRDAASASVATSTGQISSSTAVFQAQFNSGDWSGRLYSYPLNADNTVNTTSPNWQASKLLDLQDYNTGRTIITSNGSQGVKFRFPADYRSLGASDISAGQLAQLMVDAPYPLSATDGAEITANQVYGEQLVDYLRGDRSNEGVSIGQFRPRASVLGDIVDSDPQYVSKPSYFYPDTLESKTYSSFRTAYTARAPMVYVGANDGMLHGFSAVSGQEKLAYVPSSVYENLHELADPAYFHRFFVNAAPTIVDAFYSGDWHTVLAGAMGHGGQGVFALDVTNPGGFNETAAASIYLWEFDDTDDADMGYSYSVPSIAKMADGTWVAVFGNGYNNTVADGHASSTGNSVLYIVDISNGSILRKIDTGIGGGSIPNGLSSPALVDVDNDYIVDFIYAGDLYGNMWKFDVTSTNPVDWDTAWGSGSTKKPLYKTASNQPITTRPAVGLHPTQGGQMVYFGTGKYIEVTDNNSIGEPTQGFYGIWDRNETSASGLPVVVGDLLNQEIEHEFATTLGGTDYNLRITTNNVIDWASHEGWYMDLVNYNVSPVDNAGERQVSNAILRNGRIIFPTVLPSSAPCTPGGTSWLMELDAADGSRLDETPFDLDGDGVFTKKDYDYLDSSGSSLSGIPKVPTSGLQSPDGVIKTPGILRYRNAELKILSGSTGAIKEINEDSGDKNIGRQSWRELE